One segment of Halomonas sp. TD01 DNA contains the following:
- a CDS encoding ABC transporter substrate-binding protein, which produces MGYLSLRNGLVGIVVSGLLLIGGSLASVAQARTLDTAYGDVEVSDTPERVVTLYEGALDAALAAGVTPVGAVTTRGGDNVAEYVEAHLNGERPEIVGVVREINIEAVLAQQPDLILAAAQLPEEQYQLLSRIAPTVVPHTQPLAPDSWEAEARLYGQALNRETEIEDAIVDVDHRISELAAAIDAAGVGGTAVLARWMPNGPMVMSTELIATGLLAKVGLEVQDAGLVDEGHPHSDILSLENLSQVDGDWLFLATLNADGQAALDAAKQSAAFTRLNVVKQDRVVPVNGQLWSSANGPLAAQAMLDDIENALLP; this is translated from the coding sequence ATGGGTTACTTGTCGCTGCGCAACGGACTAGTAGGTATTGTGGTAAGCGGACTGTTATTAATAGGTGGGTCGTTGGCAAGCGTTGCTCAGGCGCGCACGTTGGACACAGCCTACGGAGACGTTGAGGTTAGCGATACGCCAGAGCGTGTTGTCACCCTTTATGAGGGCGCGTTAGATGCCGCCCTGGCCGCAGGCGTCACCCCGGTTGGCGCGGTCACTACCCGCGGCGGTGATAATGTTGCTGAATACGTAGAAGCTCATCTAAATGGCGAGCGCCCTGAGATTGTCGGCGTGGTACGTGAAATCAATATTGAAGCCGTACTGGCCCAACAGCCCGACCTGATTCTGGCCGCTGCTCAGCTACCGGAAGAGCAGTACCAACTGCTATCTCGCATCGCACCCACCGTGGTGCCGCACACCCAACCGTTAGCGCCCGATAGTTGGGAAGCGGAAGCGCGGCTTTATGGCCAGGCGCTCAATCGTGAAACGGAAATCGAAGACGCCATTGTGGACGTCGATCACCGCATTAGCGAACTGGCAGCCGCTATTGATGCTGCCGGAGTGGGTGGCACTGCGGTTCTGGCTCGCTGGATGCCCAATGGCCCGATGGTAATGTCCACAGAGCTGATCGCCACTGGCCTATTAGCGAAAGTGGGGTTAGAGGTTCAGGATGCTGGACTGGTCGATGAAGGGCACCCCCATAGCGATATACTTAGTCTTGAAAACCTTTCCCAAGTGGACGGCGACTGGCTATTCCTGGCCACGCTTAATGCCGATGGCCAGGCGGCGTTAGATGCCGCGAAGCAGAGCGCAGCCTTCACTCGTTTGAACGTGGTTAAGCAAGACCGGGTCGTACCGGTGAATGGCCAGCTGTGGAGCAGCGCCAATGGCCCGTTGGCTGCTCAGGCCATGTTGGATGACATTGAGAACGCATTGTTGCCGTGA
- a CDS encoding FecCD family ABC transporter permease, giving the protein MLILLTALVAVSIVSLLIGAGEVGPRRVLGLLQSASDSEAQFIVWELRAPRTLIGIVVGISLGVAGALLQAISRNPLAEPGLLGVSAGAAFAVALALVLGASAATLRISVAQLGALVGCVCVLSVARFRGVGNDPVRLVLAGAAFSGLLGSLTSLMLLYDQRAADEIRFWVVGSLAGRRLDDLVAVLPSLLVAAIAVVVMAGPLAALALGERAASGLGHHPTLIRWVAVGCVALLVGAATAIAGPIAFVGLVVPFVARAFAGPDIRRTLWFCLPIGPLIVLTADIISRVVVAPSELPLGVLTALCGAPVLIAVVRAKRLPML; this is encoded by the coding sequence ATGCTTATTCTGCTCACCGCCCTTGTGGCGGTGAGCATCGTTAGTTTGCTGATTGGGGCTGGTGAGGTGGGGCCACGGCGAGTGCTGGGGCTGCTGCAGAGCGCAAGCGACAGTGAAGCGCAGTTTATCGTCTGGGAGTTACGCGCCCCGCGCACCCTAATTGGCATTGTCGTCGGCATTTCGCTGGGTGTTGCCGGGGCACTGCTGCAAGCCATTTCCCGCAACCCGCTTGCCGAGCCTGGTCTGCTGGGAGTAAGCGCCGGAGCGGCCTTCGCGGTAGCACTGGCACTTGTACTAGGGGCCAGCGCTGCCACGCTACGCATTTCGGTTGCCCAGCTAGGGGCATTGGTGGGCTGTGTCTGTGTTCTCAGCGTGGCGCGTTTTCGTGGGGTGGGAAATGACCCCGTGCGCCTAGTGCTGGCGGGAGCGGCATTTTCTGGATTGTTAGGCTCGCTCACCTCATTAATGCTGCTGTATGACCAGCGCGCTGCCGATGAGATCCGTTTTTGGGTGGTAGGCAGCCTTGCCGGAAGACGACTGGATGATCTTGTGGCGGTGCTGCCGAGCTTATTGGTCGCGGCCATCGCGGTGGTTGTTATGGCGGGGCCTCTGGCAGCGCTGGCGCTAGGTGAGCGAGCGGCGAGTGGCCTGGGGCATCACCCCACGCTGATTCGCTGGGTAGCCGTAGGCTGCGTAGCACTGCTAGTTGGCGCGGCAACTGCGATTGCCGGTCCGATTGCCTTTGTAGGACTGGTGGTGCCGTTTGTAGCGCGAGCGTTTGCCGGGCCGGATATTCGCCGCACGCTGTGGTTTTGCCTGCCGATTGGCCCACTGATTGTGCTTACGGCGGACATTATCTCGCGTGTTGTCGTTGCACCTTCCGAGCTGCCATTGGGTGTACTCACCGCGCTATGCGGCGCGCCGGTATTAATAGCCGTGGTGCGTGCAAAACGGCTCCCGATGCTATAA